In Deltaproteobacteria bacterium, the sequence GGCCTCGTCGAAGCCGCCGTCGAAGGCCTCGCGCCGGGCCAGCGCGCTGTTGAGATAGGCGCCGGTGGGCTTGGTGCGCGCCGGAATCGCGTTGTCGGCCACCCGGCGCCACGAGCTAATGCAGACGTCGATCGCGTCCTTGTCGATGTATCGCTTGAGCGGCAGGCAGTAGATGGTGAAGCTGGTGGTGCTCTCGTCGAGCACCGGCGCCATCGCGGTCGAGTTGTGCATCAACAACGGCCGGATGTAGACGTCGTGGTGCACCTCGTTGCGCCGCAGCAGCTCGAGGTGCAGCTCGGCGACGTCGGCGAGGCTGCCGGGCATGCGCAGGTGCAGCACGCGGGCCGACTCGGCCAGCCGCTGCACGTGCGCGTCGAGACGGAACACCAGCACCTGCCGGCCGTCGTCGGCCAGGTATCCCCGTACACCGCCGAAGCAGCCGAGGCCGTAGTTCAGCGCGCGCGACCGCACGTTCACGGTCGCATCGGCGTCATCGACCCACTTGCCGTCGAAGTACGTGGTCATCGTTGTCGGGGAGGATGCCAGAAGGAGCGCGCGGGGAGCCAGGTCAAAACCCCGAGGCTCGATCGTGGATCGGGCGCGCCTCCTCGCGCGCGCCGCTCGAGGCCGTGAGTTTGCGCCGCGAACGAGGGAACGCGCCTTGACGACGCCGCATCACCGTGCGCAATCCAAGGGCCATGCGCAGATGGCTCGTGGTGGTCTCGTTCGCAGGTGCCTGCACGTCGCCGGCAGGTGACGTCGCGCCGCCGACGGCATCGAACGCGGCGACGATCGCCGCGGTCACGCCGAGCCACGATCCGATCGCGCCGCGCGAGCCGTCGCCGGGCGACCTCTATCTGAAGCAGACGCCGGCCGGCTACGCGGCGACCCGCAGCGGCGACTTCGGCCTCGGTCCCAACGCCGCCGAGCTGCTCATGCCCTACCCCGGCGGTCCGCCGGGCACGCGCACGCCCTTCGATCTCTGGCGCTACGCCGGCCGCGGTGCATCGTCGTGGGGCTCCCCCGAGCTGCCGATGGGCTGGGACGCGTGGGTCGAGCTGCACGCGAAGCAGAAGCCGCTGCTGATGGCCGACGTCGCGACGTACATGGCGTCACGGTTCGACTTCAACGGCCGCGCGATCGCGGGCGCGACCATGTCCGGCGGCAAGCCGGTGATGGCGGGCCCGGTCGCGCGACTACCCGACGCCATCAAGCGCTTCGAAGACCTCGCACGGCTCACCCCCGACGAGATCCGCGAGCGCGACCTGTTCCCCTACAAGCCGCTCGCACACCCGCTGCAGACCACGGCGCACATGGTGTTCCCACGCGAGTGGCTGGTGGTGCACCCGGAGTTCGAGCGCATCGACCTCGATCACGACATGCCGGACGGGTACCTGCCCGAGTTCCCGCCGCCGCTGTTCCTGACCACGCACAAGGAGCTCGGCGACGTCACCCGCGGTCGCGAGGTCACGCTCGGCAACTACTTCGAGCTGTTCGACGGCTTGCTGACCGGCGAGCAGATGGAGGGCCTCAAGGAGCTGCTGCGCCCCACGCCGACGACGTGGTTCAACCAGACCCACCACCGCGTGACCGCCGAGCCGAGCGTCGGGGTCGCGTGCTTCTCGTGCCACGTCAACGGCCACACCAACGGCGCCTTCGAGCTGGCGCCCGACGCCCGGCCCAACGAGGCGCGTCTGCGCACCGACACCCCGAGCATGCGCGGCAACTACAACCTCATGCAGCTGTCGTCGAAGCGATCGATCCGCTCGATGGACCACTTCGCAGAGGTCGAGGAATACTTCGACGGCGATCCGGCACTCATGCAGGCGCTCGGCGCCCGCGCGGCGCAGCGGCAGGTCAGCAATCGGATGGGCGACTTCAACGCCATCATCGACTTCCCGCCCGCGCCCAAGCTGACCCCGATGATGCGGCTCGACACCGCCAAGGCGACCCCGGCCGAGCTGCGCGGTGAGGCGCTGTTCTTCGGCAAGGCCCAGTGTGGGACCTGCCACGGCGGCCCGGCCTTCGTCGACGACTACATGCACGACCTGCAGGTCGAGCGGTTCTACGTCGGGCGCCCGGAGGGTCCGATCAAGAACTTCCCGCTGCGCGGCATCAAGGACACCCCGCCCTACCTGCACGACGGCCGCCTGCCGACGCTCCACGACGCGGTCGAGTTCTTCAACCTGGTGCTGCAGCTGCAGCTGTCGCCGCAGGAGAAGGACGACCTCGTGGCCTACCTGCTTTGTCTGTGAGCTGGGGCCGGCGCCGGCGCGGGCGAGCCGCGGCGCGCCCGCAGCCCCAACCTCGCGAACCCGGCGTGGCCCGATCTGATGCTCTGGATGCGCGCGTCGATGGACGATGCGCCGCGGTGGAGAGACCGCAACTTGCCCAACGACAGCAACCATTCGGCCGTCGTGCTGGTCGTCGATGACGACCCGGCGGTTCGCCGCGCCGTCGCCTCGCTCATCCAAGCCGACGGGCACGAGGTCATCCAGAGCAGCGACGGTGCCTCGGCCCTGGAGATCGCGAAGGAGCGCCTGCTCGATCTCGCGATCGTCGATCGCTCGATGCCGAACATGGACGGCATCGAGGTGCTGCAGCGCTTGAGCGTGATCCAACCGGTCTGCACGCGCGTGCTGTTGACCGGCAGCCTCGATCTCGAGACCACCCTCGACGCCGTCAACGTCGGCATGGCGACGCACCTGCTCGAGAAGCCGATCGGCCCCGCGGGGCTGGCGGCGGTCGTGCAAGACGCCCTCACCAGCAAGCAACGGCTGCTCGAGGCGTTCGGCGATCTCCAGCGGGTGCACCGGGCCAGCGCGCGGGTGCGGCTGGTCTCGTTGCTGTCGAGCCCCGACCTCAAGCTCGCGCTGCAGCCGATCGTCCAGCCGGACGGCACCGTGTTCGCCTACGAGGCGCTGCTGCGCAGCGCCGACCCGGTGCTGAACGGACCGCTGTCGGTGCTGCGGGCCGCCGAGGAGCACGGCCTCATCGGTCGGCTCGGGCTCGCGGTGGCGATGCGTGCGCGCGACATCCTGACGCGACTGCCCCGCGACATCAAGCTGTTCGTCAACCTCCATCCCCACGAGCTCGGCGATCCCGACGGCCTCGGCGAGCGGTTGTCGCTGCTGCAGTCGTGCTGCGATCGCGTGGTCTTCGAGATCACCGAGCGCAGCTCGCTGACCGACGCGCAGGGCTGGGAGCGATCGATCGAGGCGGTGTTGGGTCGGGGCTTCTCGATTGCGGTCGACGACCTCGGCTCGGGCTACAGCTCGCTGTCGGTGCTGGCCGCGCTGCAGCCTCGCTTCATCAAG encodes:
- a CDS encoding branched-chain amino acid transaminase produces the protein MTTYFDGKWVDDADATVNVRSRALNYGLGCFGGVRGYLADDGRQVLVFRLDAHVQRLAESARVLHLRMPGSLADVAELHLELLRRNEVHHDVYIRPLLMHNSTAMAPVLDESTTSFTIYCLPLKRYIDKDAIDVCISSWRRVADNAIPARTKPTGAYLNSALARREAFDGGFDEAILLTEAGKVSEGSAEHVFMVRRGALVSPPSTQDNLDGITRRSLIEMATQDLGLSFSEREIGRTELYVADELFLCGTGAQITPVRSVDRRTLGDGGIGPVTRRLQQHFDDVVHGRVASRKHWLFPTWG
- a CDS encoding EAL domain-containing response regulator, whose protein sequence is MPNDSNHSAVVLVVDDDPAVRRAVASLIQADGHEVIQSSDGASALEIAKERLLDLAIVDRSMPNMDGIEVLQRLSVIQPVCTRVLLTGSLDLETTLDAVNVGMATHLLEKPIGPAGLAAVVQDALTSKQRLLEAFGDLQRVHRASARVRLVSLLSSPDLKLALQPIVQPDGTVFAYEALLRSADPVLNGPLSVLRAAEEHGLIGRLGLAVAMRARDILTRLPRDIKLFVNLHPHELGDPDGLGERLSLLQSCCDRVVFEITERSSLTDAQGWERSIEAVLGRGFSIAVDDLGSGYSSLSVLAALQPRFIKIDMSIVRDIDKTPRKQRLFDLLCRFAEATDTHVVAEGIETAAESECVRRCGAGLLQGYYYARPALSDEVLARLSEERAA